In Podarcis muralis chromosome 7, rPodMur119.hap1.1, whole genome shotgun sequence, the genomic stretch ctggtgtgtacagcaatgtgCAAATGCGGCTTGTATGCATTGCGGGGAAGCAACCTCACTCCATTTTAAGCCATGAATGTGTTCATAGCCTAGATCTCTCTCCAAAGAGCAGCCCTGGTCTTCAGCagcttcctgggctgtgccctGGTAAAAACAGGCGGTGGAGCCTGCAGGTTTGGTGGGTCCAACTCTGGTGTGCTTCACAAACTGatgcctcccagatgttttgggctgcaactcactggctgatgggagctgtggttcaaaacatctgggcACCACGTTGAGGAATGCTGTCTTACACCCAGAAGAGAACCAGGTTTGATTTCAGCCTGCTGCAGCTGTTGTTCTGGTTCTGTGTCTTTTCAAACCACAATTTACTTTGAACATTCCTCTGTGCAgccagagtgggggagggagcagAAACCCTTTGTAAATGAACTTGCCTTTGGGGATCCCTTTTTATTCCATAATGCTGACATGCATTATGGTTGTTTTTGATCCCATCCGGGTTAAAGCACCTGCTTTTTGGGAGAGAACAGGTGGGTTCCCCACAGAAAGCAAGAACTAGTCCAGATTGCTTGGAGGCAGCCGTGAATCTTTTAACTGGGTCTTGGATATTTATAAATTGGAGCTCTAAAGTGTCCTTGGCAGAGAGAAATTGGAGCACCTGGGAGGGTGGCTTCTTTTTTGTGCAGGTGAATTAAAGCTGGGTGTGTTCCAAGATCAGTCGAGGGTCCCATCTACCCATTCCTCTTGAGAGGTAGAAAGAATAACAACATCCCCTTTCAGGTTGAAAATCCAGATCTGTGAAGGATCCAACCGTCCGGGGCTggcaggagttgcagtccagagcAGTtcaagagcaccaggttggggaggcTGACCTTGTAGCAAATGGCTGCCGTGAACATCAGTGAGGGAGTTGGTTCAGCCAGGTGTTGGAATCCTGGATTTCAAACCTTTATCCAAGATGTGAGAATTCACTGGAAGGGTCATCCTATGTTccctatctgtaaaatgggaatgacAAGGGCttgcaatgatgatgatggtgatgatgatgatgatgatgatgagtgccACAAAATAATCAGCGATCAGAAATCCACActtattttggtttggtttgaagTATCATGGCCATTTCAGGGTTGGCTCTGGACCCTGATCTGTCTATCCGGAGGGGCTTTTGTGGAATTTGCTAGGTACTCACACAGAGCAATGAAACATGGTGAGGAGGAGGGCTTGTGCCCTACTTTTCCTGAGGTTGCTTCCTTAGACAAAAGAACTCAGCAGCATCTTACGAGGTTATGGAAATGCAACACAGACCAGTCACCTTGATCTCAGTGGCAGCTGGCCTGGGGAGTCtgcctccctccagatgttgctgcactccagctcccaacatccctgggCGTTGACCtcgctgtctggggctgatgggaattggaaatcCCACACAACATCCAGAGGGTGCCAGGATGGGAACATTTCCTCCCCACCACTTCATACTAGAATTCAGGGTCACTGAGTTCCAAAAGCAAGTCACTTGACTTCACACAACACACAGCCAGCTTATGGAACTCACAGCCACAAGATAGTGGTGTAGGGTCAGTCGCTTAGACTGACTAAGGGTttggcaaattcacagaggatagcCTTTCTGTTAACAGCTGTCTGCAGAGGTAGTATAGGAGACAGCAGGGGAAAGTGGACGTCGCCTCCAGGTTCTCCTTGGAAGCTCCAGGACACTTCTGTTTCCAGCTGCTGCAGGATGCTGGTGCAATGCCTGTGTTCTTACTGAATTTCCTGCCTAGCTTTATATTGCCATCTCCTGGTGGCAGGAGAGTATTGCATGTTTGCATtaagggttgctgctgctgctgctgctgctgttgttaaccTGGGTTTGCCCTCCTGGACTCTGATCTTGCCCCATGCAGGGCAACCAtgcagaaggggtggggtggtagtggtgctggtggtgggaagactgacagagagacagagacacttCCCCATCTGTCCTTACAGTTTGTTTTCCTCCCCATTGAATCCTGTCCTCAATGTTTAGAATATTAATTACCAATTTCTCCAACCACGCAATGCACACAGCCTCCTGGGAAACAGCAGGCctgggtaaaaaagaaaagaaaagaacattatTTTGtaaatgctgctgttttatttaatCAAGtctgctctcctttcttccttttggCCTCCGAGCGCTTGGAGATTGCACAAACATAGTGGCATTTCTCGTTGACTCTTACCCAGGGGGCCTCCACCACTCCTTAGAGAAGCCTGCCGTACCCTtggtctggctggggctgatgggagctgttaaGCATCTGGCgggcacaaggttggggaaagctggctTAGGGCAAGAGATACTAGGGTGGGGAGAGGATTAGACATGCATTAGATGTGGGAAGCTCCGGAGCAAAACCAGGAAACCCAGAGCTGAGCAGATGGTGCTGGCAGCTCTTGAGTTACCAGCATCGCCCAGCTTGCCCAGACAATGCTGGAGAGGTCACAGGCTGCTCTGGAGGGCCCTCCCCATCAACCCCTGCCATCTGCGCTGTGCTGCTGGCCTGGCACGCAAGGAGGCTGCTGCATTTCACACGCTTTCTTCTGACCCGtggcaggaatctttgcacaaCCTGAAGATCTGAGATGGGCCTGCCTGTGTGTGTTAGTGTTGCATTGGGAAGGTTGGGAAAGTTTTTGTAGAGTTTCTGGCAGACCTTATCATAGGGGCAGCCAATGTGACGCCCTGCAgaaattttggactacagctcttgtcatccccagctagcaagtccaatggtcagagatgatgggcgtTGGAGAGAACAAAGTTGGCCTGCCCTGTCTTAAAATATGAATTCAGAGGTGTTGGGAACGCTCAGCAGTCTTTTCCCCTGGAAatatctcccccgcccccacccccggcAACAATTTCAGAGGCTTGGGGGCTGGTTGTGACTATGCACTTTTAAGAGGAGCCGCATTCTCCATTCTGCATGGCATTCTCCTCTTTATTGATCTGCCTGAAAGGCAAAATAGAGCTCAAGAGGGAGAACTCCTTGCTTAAGCTGACTGTCCCCACAGGGCTGCAGCTCGGAATTTGTGTCTCAACTGGTTCCCCGCTCCTTCTCCACAGGCCATCTACAAAATGGTCTCGTCTGTGATGAAGATGCCTGAAGATGAGTCAACTCCTGAGAAGCGGACGGAGAAAATCTTCCGACAGATGGATACCAATAATGATGGTAAATGAAAGGAGAGAAAGATTAAGAGGCAACCATCATCCTTAAATCCAGAGCTCTTAGATGGAAAGGCAGGCATGCTGATTAAATATATCAGTTGGGGCGGGGAGAGTGACAGGAGGATGACCCACACAGTGATTTGGCAAAGCTGGAGGTCAAAGGTGGTGGGAGGCAGGGAAGGAAAGCCAAGACGCCGTCCTGCTGCAAGGACAGGTtttagcatctgctttgcatgcagaaggtcctaggttccatCCCCAAACGCATTTCTGTGTAGGATTGGGGAATGCCCCctggtctgaagccctggagaaggaaGATCTCTTCCTGCTAACTCACCTGCAAGGTGGTTGCCACTTGGGAACAACCAATCTAGATggtttggacaacaactcccatcaaccgaTGTGAGTGCAGCTgtgagatggatggatggatggatggatggatggatggatggatggatggatagctCTGGACCCTACATATAAATATAATGCAGCAGCCTAAGGGAAGCTAAGCAGGTGCTCAGGTGTGGTCACTGGCTGACCTTGGAGTCTTGCCATGGGGAAGAGGTAAGGTAATAAACAGTAAAACAAGGGGAGAGGTGACAGGAAACCTCCACATGCTCCTTGTGATGCTGAAAGATGAAAGGGCAGCCTGAAGAGAAAGGTTGTTAACTACGCACTGGGTTGGACAAATTGGACATGGCAAATCTTTGATCTCAGGGAATCCCATAAAAGGTGGGGCTTCTGGGAGTCCCATGCCACGCACAGGTGTGTGTCAGGTATGGGCCCTGATCCCTGGTCTGCCGCAACCAGTTCTGAGCCTGTGACGTTCTAGGCTCCCTTCTGGACGGCGTGTTCATTTTGCTCTCCCCTGTCTTTCCTCCCCAGGCAAACTGTCCCTGGAAGAGTTCATCAAGGGTGCGAAGAGTGATCCTTCCATTGTGAGGCTGCTGCAGTGTGACCCCAGCAGCGCCTCCCAGTTCTGAGCGCTCCCCGCCCTGTCTTccctgtgcagcagcagcggcaggacAAGGCGGCTTTCGGAAGCGGAGgcggcaccaccaccaccacctcacttGGCTCAcggtctctcccctcccccaaggaGGTGACCAGCTTCCCAGTTCTCCCCTTGGGGTAACGGACATGTCCCCAAGGAGGCAAATGGCACTGCCAACGTATTTCTGTCTTCTGACTCACAggtttcctctctccccctcccctgaacACTGTAGTTGTGTGTGAATGTGACACTGATGTGGGGGGTGAGGGCTCCTGTGTGGTCAGGACAGTGGCAGCAAGAAGGTGGAGCACACAGGCCAGCTCATTTCCTGAGGTGTTGGCATTTGGGTTTTGCAAACTGTTTTCCACACCTGACTGCTGCTTGTGATGCACTATAACTGtgactgcatgtgtgtgtgtgtgtttgtacgtcTTTAATTACAGGAGCAGAATATGCTGCCTGGGGTCCAGTTCAGCCTCCTGAGAACCTTGCACTGTCTCTTTCTGTAAAGCAAGCCCTCTAGGATTTGGGGCTGCCAAGGGAGACTCTTGGGAAACTGAATGAAATCTcagaaggaaggaggagatggcgggggggggggagagatgttaaAAGATACGATGGGACAATGAGCAGGACTAGCAGTGGTCATTTGCTCAGTACTCTGTGTAGCTGTTGGCTTCTCGACCCTGGCTAGGAGAATATATTACGTATAAAACAGCCGCTGCCAACCTGGTTCCCACCAGATGtatcggactacaattcccatcagccccagccagcacctaTTGGCTGGAGCTGTTGGACGTTGTCACCCAATACATCtggcaggcaccaggttggcacagGCCAATGTAATATAAGCACAAATATACATGTTCACATCATTTAGGAGTATCTCTTTCCAGTATAGAGCTAGTATTTTTCGCCTACACTACATGCAAACCTTGGTTGTTGTCTGAGTCACATGGAGCAGTCTCACACTTTTCAAGGGTGCTTGAATGCAAACAATCCTGTCTCACTGAAAGGTGCTGGGCCTCGATGGCCTTCAGGTGCCCGCAGATCAACATGGAAAGAACCTGAGAAGGACTCACACATTGACAGCATGTAGGGCAATTTATTTAGGTGGTTCATTCGTAACTCACACCTTCCTTGCGGGTTTGTTTCAGGAAGGACAGAGCGTCATCCTTGACCTCTGTTTCAAGCGCCACTGAAAGGAATAGCCCAAGCCCCCTTCCTTAACCCTTCCCACATTTGTTGTCTCAGGGGGCACACCTTAGAGCACCTGGTGCAGTCGGGAGGAGCCCCTCCATCGGACCCTGAAAATCTGCAAGGGACTCCTCGGGTCTCAAGGCTGTCCATAGAGGAACAGCTACAGAAGCCAACCCCTCAACAGCCAAGGTTAAGCATTCACATCCCTTCAGCACTTTCACATGTCTGTAGTTTATTTAtcagttttatttatatcccatctcccTCTCTGAAAGATGTCCAAGGCAGTCAGTtatcaacataaaaacacaacaatatccagtgtacaaaaataataataataaaccccagTCATACAACTCCAGTGCCTACCCCCATCCAATGGCCTGGGCAGATAAAAACGTCTTCAATTtcctgctgaattgcaactcattaccaaacttaaaaccatggagagacctggtctgaacaaagacattggattcttatctcattatacatgacaaagccatttttcaccttctcaccccttgctttttcctgtaagacctattgcagtcgttaagagtcgtcaacaggctcatcacagctatctgccaatcacccattcccaccacccttctgactatatagaaggatctggcaacttctgtttcagtgtatctgaagaagtgtgcatgcacacgaaagctcataccaagaactaacttagttggtctttaaggtgctactggaaggaattttttttgtttcaatttcCTCTTGAGCACAACCAGTTAATCCTTCACCACCATCCTTGTAAGGTAGGCCAATCTTCTCATTCCCTGTATTACAGATTGAAGGCTGTGAGAGAGCAATGACTCAGTTAAGACCAACGAATGGGTATGAGATTTGACCCAGGGTATCCATATGCTCAGTTGGTtaagagcctggtgctgataatgccaaggttgcaggttcaatccctgtttgggacagctgcatattcctgcattgcagggggttggactagatggacctcaagattcccttccaactatacaatttgATACACATGGATGGCTCAGATTCAGCTAGCACTAATAAGAGAGTACTGAGGCTTCAATAAACAGACACGTTGTCCATGTTGCATGTTTCACCATGAGCTTCAGCGAGGCAGTTCCTGTTGCTGCATTGTGGGTGAGAGATCAGAAGCAGGCAGCTGGGCTACTACCTGTGCAGGCTGGCCAGATCTGGCTGCCTCCCTTCCCGGCCAAGAACCATGTAGGGCTTGGCCACACAACCCATGGGTGTGtgctttgcaaataaataaatgggaaacCTGGAACCAGGCAATCAAAATCTGTTCCTTTGCATACATGTGCCTAGTGAACACCCACCCACATTCCTGCTTCTATGGAGTTGGGCTTTTATTTCTGCTCTTGGGGAGGGCAAGCAGGGAGCAACAATTACCAAGAGCTGAAAGTCCACTTTAAATGAAGGCTGGGGTTCTCAGGGTGTGGCTGCAGGAGACACCATGGGGAGAGGCAGCAGGTATGGCGTGCCCAGATGAATCCCAGCCTACCCAGGAGAACTGTTGCACTAATGAATCAGTCTGTTCCCCCCAGACCACTCACCCCAATGGTCCTCCGGCTCTGGAATACCTCTTTGTTAACCCACCCATCTCTAGAAGCATAGAGCATGCCCAGACAACAGCTTTAGACTCCACCCGCCACATGTGCACTGAAGTCCATTCTTCCCTGCCCTGCTATTTCAGTGAGTATTTGCaattggtggggagggggctcaGTGGACATGGGCTTAGAACTTTAGCAGTAGGTTGGAGAGTCTGTGCTCCTGCATGCGTGGCAAGCAGGATTaactgggtgagggaatgtgaaGGCACCCCAGTCAAATACAGTGAATGGTACAGCCCACACAACTGTTTCTGAAATGGAGGGCGTCATCACAAGCTTGCTGTCCAGCTCTACTATCCAAGATGTGATGGAATGTTTTATGCTGTTCTGCGTGGATGAATAGTAGGAAGCTAAAATTGGGGGTTGGTATTCAGAGGGGCCCTGAGAGATGGTGCCCTTTGCAATTGACCCCCAAGGCTGGAGAAGAAGCAGAAGGAGCTGTGAGGCAAGAGGAAATGGCCAGTGGGGCAGAAGGTGGTGAGGTTTGTCACTGTTTGCCATggcctctgccaacctggtgcactccagatgttttggactacaactcccatcagccccagcctcatGCAACCATAtgatgctgaggctgatggaagttacaATCCAAAAcatagagggcacaaggttggcagAGACCGATGTACAACTTGTTTAGCCGATTAATTAGCTGCCTCTTAACCCGTCAATGTTTAAATTAAAGCATTAAATTTAAATTTCCCAAATCTTCAATGCAGATGGCCCTTCTAACATACTGAAGGCAGTGTCAGTTTAATTTACAATTTCACAAACAAATGCTACCACGCCTTCTTAGAAGGAAAAGGCCGTCTTCCATAGATCCGTTTCCACTGCCTTCTAAATTAATGCAAAATAGCTTCCAGGAATTGCAGTCCTTCCAGTCAAAATTTGTCCCCCCAATTAGTCCAAGGAAGCATTCGTTGATCAATGCCATGCCACCCACCACCCTCCTTCTTCAAAGCGGGCTGTTTGCTCACGACAGAGCTCCAGTCCCCCTTTCTACCTCAGAAATGGCTGAGAGTATTGCCACCCCTCCGCTCTGGAGAAGAACCCAGCTCCACCCCATTGCAGAAGTGGAAGCATCCGTCCTTCATCCATCCATcacaggagtgcatgcaggaagcaggagggggaagggaaccacaggctttgtttgtttttaatagcttcaaaaataaaaggttttttttgtctCAGTGCAATGGCCCGCAGAGTCATTTCAGATGCTCACAGGAGCCACGTGGGCCCGGCAGCTCCCTTCCTTCTGGAGGAGAGGAGCGCTTGGGGTCGATTTCTCAGCACAAAGCACCAGAGTGCTAATCAGAGCAGTAAAAGGTTTGGGCCTCAAGGGAGGCCACTGTTCTCCCGCTTCTGGAGCCCAGTTGCAAAGCTCTGGGCCTCGCCCACTGCGGAGAGGAGCACGAGGGGCCACGTCCATGCAGACTGGAGCGAGGCTGGACCGCGAAGCAGAGGAAGCCACCAGATGACACGGCAAGAGCAGCCGCAATCTGGGCGGTGGCAACAACTGGCCTCTAGAGCCGCGCCGTCTCCATGCGGTCCAACCTCAGGAGATTGTGGCCCTCGCAGCTTTCTCTGGTCTCAGGCATGACAATCTGCAGGGAGACCTATAAATCAAAAAGGCCGGAATTAACAACAGTCCAAGTGCGGCAAAGCCACTTCAAGGTCATTTCTGTTTCTCAGAAtgaatttgttgctgttttttaaccaCACAAGGGAAATCTCACAGAAAACAATTGCTCACCGAAGGGGTAAATACTCAAGCTTGTCACATGAGGGAACAGTCATCACATGGCAAACTGGGCAAGGGGGCAGGAGGAGTTCATCAGATCAGGAAGCTCACTTGTCATGACAGTTAACCAGTTGTTCATGGGTTCGGGGGGGGGAGTTTGTAGATAACAGACATCTAGATGATTGGACCACATTCCTTTGATTAAAACTTTAATGAGCGTTTGGAACAGATCCCATTGGCATTCATGAGAGTAAATACGGCAGCTAGGTCACCACAGATGTCTGTGATTTGCCACTGTCTCgtattcaaacagctcttctgggGTCAGTTGAAGGTGCTTCCTTTTCTGCCACAGTTTCCCCTTTGCCTTGATTGCAGGGCAAGACTCACTCAGGACACCAGCTCCAGAATGATAGGGATACTTctgcaagatcttgcaggaacttGGGACAGCACTGCAAGAGCGTCCCCAAAAAGGCCCACCAAGAGGGCCTTGTGCCGCCCCCGCCCCCTGGCAGCAAGACGGAAAGCTTAAAAACACTGCCATTCCTGCATTTCACTTGTGGGACTTCAGCCAGCCGACCTTCAACCATGTGTGCTTGAAACAATGCaatttaaatgtgcataagatgcAGTTGTGctatatcagttgctgggaatcacagcagTCAGGCGCTGCTTTGTGGGCTCCCCAGAAGAGGCAGGATGGGCCctctttggccagatccagcagccaggctcttcttatgtgccaAATCAGGTCACAGTGTCACTGTCAGGGTGGTGTATATGGAGCTGGCACACAGACACACTGATGCACAAATGATAGAAAGGTTCTGTTATTGGCAGGTATATTGCAAATTAGGTACGGCCAGAATTAACAAGATGCAAATTTACCCAATGAGTTGCAAATTGCTAATTATTTGACACTGGCCAAATTATTCAGAGGTGGTTCAAAGGCCCCTGAGGGCTTGAATTTGAATATTTGACAAGATTCTGACAGGCGTAATTGGATCCAGAAGTTTCAGGGTCCCAGCTGCATCAGAGGAGAAGGCCAGCGTTAAGAGCCTCGGCTGCCCTGCGGAATTGCTTTCAGTTTGCAGAGTAAAGGCTCTGCAGACCATTTGCCTACCGTCTGAAGCTGCCACCGTTAACTCGGCGCCCTCTAGATGTTCTGGATCTCAGCTTATCATCAGCTTTAGGCAGCACAGCCACcatcactggggctgatggggagctgtagtccgaaacatctggaaggcttccAAGCTGGCAAAGGCCAATGTGAAGAATGGAAGCAGGCAACTGACATAACCAGAGGGGCCGGTAGACTCCCAGCAGCCAACGAGGCCAGTGGGTTAGGGTTAGAATTGGTGGGGCCCAGCaaaccctggagggccacagatgttcCCTGCATTGTGGCATTTATTcgcttattcattgcatttattatactgcctttctgccaaggcaccctGTGAGGTTAAAAGGGTTAAAACAAATGATATTACATGTAAAGTTGGGTGGGGAAGGGGACAGTCCAGCTAGAGCAGTCCCCAATATGATCTTCACCTGCCTCCCTCAGTCTCAGATCTTAGATCCTGCCtctaatttatttgttttattacacAGGTGgggcacctctggccctccagatgctactggACTGTCATCAGCCCACCTTAGCCaacaatccagcaacatctggaggtgcaaGGAGCTATCAGAATTTGGGAGTGGTGGTAGAGTGGGGGAATCGCACAGCAAACCCTTCTGCAAAGTACATGATCAGAGGAGACAAGAACCTGAATCAGGAGGGTGGTGCAAGGAGACTTGTACCTTCTTCTTGCGTGTCCGCCTGTGACACAGCCTCAGATTCAGGAGCGCAAGGGTGATCAGGAAGCATCGGATGCTGAAGATGATCTCTATGGCATCCAGGAGGAAGGAGATGCTCCAAAGGACCAAAGCAgagctctgtggggagggaggaaagagggcatGGGGGGGGCTTCACATTTTTGGAGTCAAAAGCCAATGCCTCATAGAACCATGAAGGCAGGACCTCTGGATCACCTAATGCAGCATTTGCAATCAACCCATGCAATCCAGGGCCAGAGTATATCACAATCCCACAAGGAAACGCAAGAGATGACCCAGCTAAGGTCTTGCATTAGCCGAATGAGTGTGCATGGACTCTAGAGACTGCTGCAAACTGCAGAGGATCCTCAGCAGGAAAAAGGAACAGCATTAAAGGGTCCCCAGAGGTTAAGAACTAAACCATGCTAGAACCCTAACGTTACACTAGAAGCCTTTTATAATCCCGCCCCCTCCATCTTAGCACCTCTCCCATTGCTTCTTCCAAGAGCTCCTTCATGGCAGGAGCCCACTTGGCAGACTTACATAGACCCGGGTGGGGTCAAAAGGGCACTCGTGTGCAATCTGGATGATATCCACGTTGGCAAAGGTGCAACGAGCCAGGAGGGATCGCCCATTGTTGATGAATGTGTAAACGATGGCGACGGCCAGCCCCACTGAGCAGAACAGCGAGAGGAGGGCACTGCTGATGCTGAGGGAGAAAACGGCCCATCTCTGCAATGGAGAGAACACAGTGGTGGGTCTGCTAGTCAAATAGGCCAGGCACACATGCCTTGCTGCAGCAGGGAGCAAGGGGTCCAAATCCCACCCAAAGTGACCATGGGAAAGGACGCTCTAAGGTCGGGGTGCATCATCTGGGAGCTGAGCATAGAGCTCGGGTTTCTTGGACACCCACAAACTCCCAGGAACATGCAAAGTGTTTCTTTCACTGTTGTGTTTGGGCTCTCATATCCCttcattcatttatatatttCTAAAGATTTGTGGACAGCTTAATCACCACTCTCTCAAAGCCAAATTGAGATGCCAGGCATTAAATGTGACACACCTCAAAACCCACAGCCTGGCTTCTATGCCCGTCCCCTCCCCAAGCCAAGCATCCCCACACCGAAATTGACACAGCCACCATCCCAGAAAGcgggtcaccccccccccccgctcctggaGCAGAAAGGAGTCAAATAGATTGCAAGGTAGCAATGTGGAAACCAATCATTCTTGGGTGGGGCTCTTTACTCCCCCGATTCTTGAGCTGCAGCCAGTGGGGATATTTTACAACTTCTGAAGCTATCAAACTTTCCATGCCATCATCTCATCTCCTGGGTGGGGCAGGCAGCTGAGCTGACAGTAACTTAAGATAGGAGAGTACTTAGCTGGGGGTGGGTCTCATGAAAAAGAGGGTCTCCTGCCTGAAGGTCAAGGCTTGGATAAACAGCTGGGTGTAACTAAGAGCCTTGAAGGGCTCCTCCACTCGGAAACATGACCCGCCTCTTAAGGGAGATGCCTCTGCTCCAAGAGAGGGGTTTCTTACCAGTGATTTCCGGGATACATATCTGGAGAGCACAATTGCTGCTATTCCGCAGGAGATTGTCTGCAAAGGGGTGACAGATGACAGGAAAGAACACACCGCAAAGAGTTTTACAAGGTTACAAGCTGGGCTGTACGTGTGGGAAGCCAAATCCCCAAAATCCAAATGGTGCATTCAAGGGGCCATATGTGCGAATAAAGCACATTTGAGAACTTTGCACCATCTATTTGCACGTGGGGGACTAAAGAAGAGGGCAAAAAGGAGTGCTCCCCCAATTTTGGCTCTGGCCATTCCCACAGCAGACCAGAAGCCCCCAACCTCAAACAGAACACAGGTTCCCTACCTTAAAAGCACATCATTTCCCCCACCGTAAGAGTGAATAGCAACCATTTatttgtatggaagtgagaaaagGGGTTGACTCAGCTACACCATTGGCGGACTACACTGCAAGATACTACTACAACAACTTTTAATTGCTCTCTGCCAACCATATCCCAAACTGGAGCACATTAAGTTCATTTCCTAGAACTTCAAGGGCACCCTCTCTGCCTTTGCAGAGCTGACCCTGAGAAGGCACATCAGTCTTCCCTCCTCCGGCCAAGACCCTGCAAGGAAAGGCGTACCAAGATGGCAGAGATCACGGTCACAATGTTGGAGATGGCGTACTGCAGGGAAATGGTGTCATGCGGGTTGGCAATGTGCCGCAGCACcgtcccatggaccagagcgctgGTGATGAAGTTTAGGTGGCCAATGACTATCAGGATGAGTCCTGTTTTCATCAAGAGCTTCTGGGCGCTGCTGGAGTCAAGGTGACCTGAAAGAGAGGAAGGCGAGGTCTTTCTTCCAGGACTGAGTCTGGCTCACAAGCCACTGTCTCACCTAGACCCAG encodes the following:
- the TMEM54 gene encoding transmembrane protein 54 isoform X2, with translation MCRLGHLDSSSAQKLLMKTGLILIVIGHLNFITSALVHGTVLRHIANPHDTISLQYAISNIVTVISAILTISCGIAAIVLSRYVSRKSLRWAVFSLSISSALLSLFCSVGLAVAIVYTFINNGRSLLARCTFANVDIIQIAHECPFDPTRVYSSALVLWSISFLLDAIEIIFSIRCFLITLALLNLRLCHRRTRKKKVQVSLHHPPDSGLPADCHA
- the TMEM54 gene encoding transmembrane protein 54 isoform X1 gives rise to the protein MCRLGHLDSSSAQKLLMKTGLILIVIGHLNFITSALVHGTVLRHIANPHDTISLQYAISNIVTVISAILTISCGIAAIVLSRYVSRKSLRWAVFSLSISSALLSLFCSVGLAVAIVYTFINNGRSLLARCTFANVDIIQIAHECPFDPTRVYSSALVLWSISFLLDAIEIIFSIRCFLITLALLNLRLCHRRTRKKKVSLQIVMPETRESCEGHNLLRLDRMETARL
- the TMEM54 gene encoding transmembrane protein 54 isoform X3, whose amino-acid sequence is MKTGLILIVIGHLNFITSALVHGTVLRHIANPHDTISLQYAISNIVTVISAILTISCGIAAIVLSRYVSRKSLRWAVFSLSISSALLSLFCSVGLAVAIVYTFINNGRSLLARCTFANVDIIQIAHECPFDPTRVYSSALVLWSISFLLDAIEIIFSIRCFLITLALLNLRLCHRRTRKKKVSLQIVMPETRESCEGHNLLRLDRMETARL